A stretch of the Longimicrobiaceae bacterium genome encodes the following:
- a CDS encoding bifunctional (p)ppGpp synthetase/guanosine-3',5'-bis(diphosphate) 3'-pyrophosphohydrolase, with amino-acid sequence MASTALSMLPPERAEEALAVARAVLPPRLLSKIEDYMERLDVEMLTRAYEFSRIAHSGQKRRSGEDYIVHCVEVTEILADLHLDTVTLVSALIHDVVEDTTATLEDVREAFGKEVATVVDGLTKISRVQFRTNTEQQVENYRKLLLSMAQDARVILVKLADRLNNMRTLQHLREEKRRRISLETREIYAPLAHRLGMAHIKWELEDLCFKFLEPEAYRDLARKIAEKRTEREELIAQLRQPLDEDLRAAGIDCEVTGRPKHLYSIYRKMQRREKEYDEIYDLMAIRVIVETVTDCYHALGVIHNRWTPLQERFHDYIATPKSNMYRSLHTTIFGPGGRLYEIQIRTREMHRTAELGIAAHWKYKEGRGGDEVDETLTWFRQVLEWQQETREPDEFMEFLRIDLFQDEIFVFTPGGDVKQLPKGATPIDFAFAVHTEVGLHCAGARVNGRIAPLARELKNGDTVEIVTDAKQRPSRDWLAFVKTARARNKIRQWIKQEEFDSSVRLGREFIEREIKKARKDRVSEDRFDTVAKALDLADAAHLFAALGRGDVGPQAVFRELWGETTPAGPQKPPSAFDRLVDRVRGKPKGVRIQGMDNLMVRYSQCCQPVPGDTVTGYITRGRGISVHRTDCPNLLQLADHPERRVDIEWESEVGERFYVRIVMEGTDRRGLFAEIASTISQTNTNIRSADIQADESGMKGQFVVEVENLTHLNRVLSAIRKVKGVISVERRESMGESDLEA; translated from the coding sequence ATGGCTAGCACCGCACTCTCCATGCTCCCGCCCGAGCGGGCCGAGGAGGCGCTCGCAGTCGCGCGCGCCGTCCTCCCGCCGCGCCTGCTCTCGAAGATCGAGGACTACATGGAGCGTCTCGACGTCGAGATGCTCACCCGCGCCTACGAGTTCAGCCGCATCGCGCATTCGGGGCAGAAGCGCCGCTCCGGCGAGGACTACATCGTCCACTGTGTGGAGGTCACCGAGATCCTGGCCGACCTGCACCTGGATACCGTCACCCTGGTGAGCGCGCTGATCCACGACGTGGTGGAGGACACCACGGCCACGCTGGAGGACGTGCGCGAGGCGTTCGGCAAAGAGGTCGCCACGGTGGTGGACGGGCTCACCAAGATCTCCCGCGTCCAGTTCCGCACCAACACCGAGCAGCAGGTCGAGAACTACCGCAAGCTCCTGCTCTCCATGGCGCAGGACGCGCGCGTGATCCTGGTGAAGCTGGCGGACCGGCTCAACAACATGCGCACCCTCCAGCACCTGCGGGAGGAGAAGCGCCGCCGGATCTCGCTGGAGACCCGCGAGATCTACGCCCCCCTGGCCCACCGGCTGGGGATGGCGCACATCAAGTGGGAGCTGGAGGACCTCTGCTTCAAGTTCCTGGAGCCGGAGGCGTACCGCGACCTGGCGCGCAAGATCGCGGAGAAGCGCACAGAGCGCGAGGAGCTGATCGCGCAGCTCCGACAGCCGCTGGACGAGGACCTGCGTGCCGCCGGGATCGACTGCGAGGTGACGGGGCGCCCCAAGCACCTCTATTCCATCTACCGGAAGATGCAGCGGCGCGAGAAGGAGTACGACGAGATCTACGACCTCATGGCGATCCGCGTGATCGTGGAGACCGTCACCGACTGCTACCACGCGCTGGGAGTGATCCACAACCGCTGGACGCCGCTGCAGGAGCGCTTCCACGACTACATCGCCACCCCGAAGTCCAACATGTACCGCTCCCTCCACACGACCATCTTCGGTCCGGGAGGGCGGCTGTACGAGATCCAGATCCGCACGCGCGAGATGCACCGCACCGCAGAGCTGGGGATCGCGGCGCACTGGAAGTACAAGGAGGGGCGCGGCGGCGACGAGGTGGACGAGACGCTGACCTGGTTCCGCCAGGTACTGGAGTGGCAGCAGGAGACGCGGGAGCCGGACGAATTCATGGAATTCCTCCGGATCGACCTGTTCCAGGACGAGATCTTCGTCTTCACCCCGGGGGGCGACGTGAAGCAGCTCCCCAAGGGCGCCACCCCCATCGACTTCGCCTTCGCGGTGCACACCGAGGTGGGGCTGCACTGCGCCGGGGCCCGGGTCAACGGCCGCATCGCCCCGCTGGCGCGCGAGCTGAAGAACGGCGACACGGTGGAGATCGTCACGGACGCCAAGCAGCGCCCCTCGCGCGACTGGCTGGCCTTCGTGAAGACGGCCCGCGCGCGGAACAAGATCCGGCAGTGGATCAAGCAGGAGGAGTTCGACAGCTCGGTCCGCCTGGGGCGCGAGTTCATCGAGCGGGAGATCAAGAAGGCGCGCAAGGACCGGGTCTCGGAAGACCGCTTCGACACCGTCGCCAAGGCGCTGGACCTCGCCGACGCCGCCCACCTCTTCGCGGCGCTCGGCCGCGGCGACGTGGGGCCGCAGGCGGTGTTCCGGGAGCTCTGGGGGGAGACCACCCCCGCCGGGCCGCAGAAGCCCCCGTCCGCGTTCGACCGGCTGGTGGACCGGGTGCGCGGCAAGCCCAAGGGGGTGCGGATCCAGGGGATGGACAACCTGATGGTCCGCTACTCCCAGTGCTGCCAGCCGGTGCCGGGCGACACAGTCACCGGGTACATCACCCGGGGCCGCGGGATCTCCGTGCACCGCACCGACTGCCCCAACCTCCTCCAGCTCGCCGACCACCCGGAGCGCCGGGTGGACATCGAGTGGGAGTCCGAGGTGGGGGAGCGCTTCTACGTGCGCATCGTCATGGAGGGGACGGACCGGCGCGGGCTCTTCGCGGAGATCGCGAGCACCATCTCTCAGACCAACACCAACATCCGCAGCGCCGACATCCAGGCGGACGAGTCGGGGATGAAGGGACAGTTCGTCGTCGAGGTGGAGAACCTGACCCACCTGAACCGGGTCCTCAGCGCGATCCGCAAGGTGAAGGGGGTGATCTCCGTGGAGCGGCGGGAGAGCATGGGGGAGAGCGACCTGGAGGCGTGA
- the radC gene encoding DNA repair protein RadC: MATSYTIKTWPTEDRPRERMKTLGPRALSPRELLALLIETGTPASPGKKPRSALDLAGDLLQRLSPGRGKESLRRIMTASLGELCSVQGIGPAKAAKILAAMELGRRAAEEARPDRDRVRTPRDVYDRMRLMLRDLPHEEFHVLLLNTQNEVLRDLQVTRGTLDASLVHPREVFRTAVMESAASVILVHNHPSGDPTPSDEDCAVTEELRAAGATLGIEVLDHVIVGEGRYVSFVEAGLWDG; this comes from the coding sequence ATGGCAACCAGCTACACGATCAAGACCTGGCCCACGGAGGACCGGCCGCGGGAGCGGATGAAGACCCTGGGGCCGCGGGCGCTTTCCCCGCGTGAGCTGCTCGCGCTGCTGATCGAGACCGGGACTCCCGCGTCGCCCGGGAAGAAGCCTCGCTCCGCGCTGGACCTGGCCGGCGACTTGCTGCAGAGGCTCTCTCCCGGCAGGGGGAAGGAGTCGCTGCGCCGCATCATGACGGCGTCGCTGGGGGAGCTCTGCTCGGTGCAGGGGATCGGTCCGGCCAAGGCCGCCAAGATCCTGGCTGCGATGGAGCTGGGGCGGCGCGCGGCCGAGGAGGCGCGGCCGGACCGGGACCGTGTCCGCACCCCGCGCGACGTCTACGACCGGATGCGGCTGATGCTGCGGGACCTGCCGCACGAGGAGTTCCACGTCCTGCTGCTGAACACGCAGAACGAGGTGCTGCGCGACCTGCAGGTGACGCGCGGCACCCTCGACGCCTCGCTGGTGCACCCGCGGGAGGTGTTCCGCACCGCGGTGATGGAGTCGGCGGCGAGCGTGATCCTGGTGCACAACCACCCCAGCGGGGACCCCACCCCCTCCGACGAGGACTGCGCGGTGACCGAGGAACTGCGCGCGGCCGGGGCGACGCTGGGGATCGAGGTGCTCGACCACGTGATCGTGGGGGAGGGGCGCTACGTGTCTTTTGTCGAGGCGGGTCTCTGGGATGGCTAG